In the genome of Bradyrhizobium arachidis, one region contains:
- a CDS encoding PaaI family thioesterase, which translates to MITLVENTKTLTGDRALVTEQATQNESDPALGVARPGIPVPLHCLPVTDATVLELYEYVFAPWVKLLGLRQFKVYPGIVSAMLPQNDALKLSSGAVCGQAIMAAIDSVASLSVGTTGRITKGTVYQHTHFLRPAVNDDYQVRAEVLRFGKASAFTETRVSFASTGRLVAHASLEFAF; encoded by the coding sequence ATGATTACATTGGTTGAGAATACAAAGACGCTAACGGGAGACCGGGCGCTTGTGACCGAGCAGGCAACGCAAAACGAGTCCGATCCTGCCTTGGGAGTTGCGCGGCCCGGGATTCCGGTTCCGCTTCATTGTTTGCCAGTGACGGATGCCACAGTTCTCGAACTGTACGAGTATGTCTTTGCGCCTTGGGTGAAACTGCTCGGCCTTCGTCAGTTCAAGGTCTACCCGGGCATCGTGTCCGCGATGCTTCCGCAAAATGATGCGCTCAAATTGTCAAGCGGTGCGGTGTGTGGTCAGGCAATCATGGCGGCCATTGACTCGGTTGCGTCACTGTCTGTGGGCACGACGGGGCGCATCACCAAAGGCACCGTGTATCAGCACACTCACTTCCTGCGTCCAGCCGTCAACGACGACTATCAGGTAAGAGCGGAAGTATTGCGCTTCGGCAAAGCTTCGGCCTTCACGGAAACCCGCGTTTCGTTTGCGTCCACGGGAAGGTTGGTTGCACACGCCAGCCTGGAATTCGCCTTCTGA
- the otsB gene encoding trehalose-phosphatase: MTSELAELDQMRAMADDEAPDAVPVPHALVPHLGETAILLDIDGTLLDLMPTPREVWVPPGLSETLKALVERTSGALALVSGRSLNDIDLIFAPDVFRAVAGHGAEMRLSVDSEADDVHAPPLDKELKRRLAAIAKLSPGILLEDKGYSLALHYRLAPHAEKAIYESVSLIRADLPNAPIEVLPGKFVCEIKHSGFTKASGVRELMKHEPFKGRRPIFIGDDVTDETVFAIMPDMNGLAFSVGRRAIGVNGHFDAPSDVRAFLAHLLDPKA, translated from the coding sequence ATGACATCAGAACTCGCTGAACTGGATCAGATGCGCGCCATGGCCGATGATGAAGCTCCCGACGCCGTGCCGGTGCCGCATGCGCTCGTGCCGCATCTCGGCGAAACCGCGATCCTGCTCGACATCGACGGCACGCTGCTCGACCTGATGCCGACGCCGCGCGAGGTGTGGGTGCCGCCGGGCCTGTCGGAGACGCTCAAAGCGCTGGTGGAGCGCACCTCCGGCGCGCTGGCGCTGGTCAGCGGCCGATCGCTCAACGACATCGACCTGATCTTCGCGCCGGATGTTTTCCGCGCCGTTGCCGGTCACGGCGCCGAGATGCGGCTGTCGGTCGACAGCGAAGCGGACGACGTGCACGCACCGCCGCTGGACAAGGAGCTGAAGCGGCGGCTCGCTGCGATCGCCAAGCTCAGCCCCGGCATCCTGCTCGAGGACAAGGGCTATTCGCTGGCACTGCATTACCGCCTTGCGCCGCATGCGGAGAAGGCGATCTACGAATCCGTCTCGCTGATCCGCGCCGACCTGCCCAATGCGCCGATCGAGGTGCTGCCCGGCAAGTTCGTCTGCGAGATCAAGCATTCGGGCTTCACCAAGGCGAGCGGCGTGCGCGAGCTGATGAAGCACGAGCCCTTCAAGGGACGCCGCCCGATCTTCATCGGCGACGACGTCACGGATGAAACCGTGTTCGCGATCATGCCCGATATGAATGGCCTCGCCTTCTCGGTCGGCCGCCGCGCCATCGGCGTCAACGGCCACTTCGACGCGCCGAGCGACGTGCGCGCGTTCCTCGCGCACCTGCTCGACCCGAAAGCATGA
- a CDS encoding methyl-accepting chemotaxis protein has product MSAKSKPSSSKLFTLRFRAKIILGFVAVLAILAVSMAFAYFGFERIQGAVASYRASVSEADLARTVDRDLIAYQGLARAYTLTGAADDETAAKAAEENLRGAIAKSMAATTGAARREQVGKLEAEFQRFAKIFSEIITLTRENNKIAADELNSVGNKIRFKFDDLADTAALAGLASVQTTAKDVTSQYLAVSTSVSAFVAKPEPKNADGVVARIKFLETLLVSIYANDQKITDRVTEIGNLLKQYRTSFSKLTDNVKIIVKSNGEMTKSAASILKLSADLRSDLTADQERIEASANATIGETEQLMLMMALGGLAVGAVLALMLGNGISRPMIAMCKAMRELASGNFDVVLPGLGRKDEIGEMASAVEEFKVQAVAKAERDAAASEAQNKEQAANRRSELIRFADDFESAVGAIVSNVSSSAVQLESAASTLTRTAETTQSLSSQVAGVSEQASSNMQSVATATEELSASVEEIGRQVRDSSRIAEAAVVQAKETDGRIGKLSHAAQQIGEVVKLITAIAEQTNLLALNATIEAARAGEAGRGFAVVASEVKSLASQTAKATDEISSHIAGMQGATAESVAAIKEIGATIGQISSISTSIASAVEQQGAATQEIARSVQTVAQGTQTAATDIGQVNRGAAETGSASEEVLNSAKSLSSESTRLRAELDRFMANIRAA; this is encoded by the coding sequence ATGTCTGCCAAGTCGAAGCCGAGCTCATCGAAGCTGTTCACCTTGCGCTTTCGCGCAAAAATCATCCTCGGCTTCGTGGCGGTGCTGGCCATCCTCGCCGTCAGCATGGCTTTCGCATATTTCGGCTTCGAGCGGATCCAGGGCGCCGTAGCTTCCTACCGGGCTAGCGTATCGGAAGCCGATCTCGCCCGGACCGTGGATCGCGACCTGATCGCCTATCAGGGGCTGGCGCGGGCCTATACGCTGACCGGCGCGGCGGACGACGAGACCGCGGCCAAGGCGGCGGAAGAGAATCTGAGGGGCGCGATCGCCAAGTCGATGGCGGCCACGACCGGAGCCGCGCGCCGCGAGCAGGTCGGCAAGCTCGAGGCCGAGTTCCAGCGCTTCGCCAAGATCTTCAGCGAGATCATCACGCTGACGCGCGAGAACAACAAGATCGCGGCCGACGAGCTCAACAGCGTTGGCAACAAGATTCGCTTCAAGTTCGACGATCTCGCCGACACGGCTGCACTGGCAGGCCTTGCGTCGGTCCAGACCACGGCCAAGGACGTCACCTCGCAATATTTGGCGGTCTCCACCTCGGTGAGCGCCTTCGTCGCCAAGCCGGAGCCGAAGAACGCCGACGGCGTCGTCGCCCGCATCAAGTTCCTGGAGACTCTGCTGGTCTCCATCTATGCCAACGACCAGAAGATCACCGATCGCGTCACCGAGATCGGCAATCTGCTCAAGCAGTATCGCACCTCGTTCTCCAAGCTGACCGACAATGTGAAGATCATCGTCAAGTCGAACGGCGAGATGACCAAGTCGGCGGCGTCGATCCTCAAGCTTTCGGCCGATTTGCGGTCGGACCTGACCGCCGATCAGGAGCGGATCGAGGCGAGCGCCAATGCGACCATCGGCGAGACCGAGCAGTTGATGCTGATGATGGCGCTGGGCGGCCTCGCCGTCGGCGCGGTGCTCGCCCTGATGCTCGGTAATGGCATCTCGCGTCCGATGATCGCGATGTGCAAGGCGATGCGCGAGCTTGCCTCGGGCAATTTCGATGTCGTGCTGCCGGGCCTGGGGCGTAAGGACGAGATCGGCGAGATGGCTAGCGCTGTCGAGGAGTTCAAGGTCCAGGCCGTGGCCAAGGCCGAGCGCGACGCCGCCGCCAGCGAAGCCCAGAACAAGGAGCAGGCAGCGAACCGCCGCTCCGAGCTGATCCGCTTTGCTGATGATTTCGAAAGCGCCGTTGGCGCCATCGTGTCGAACGTCTCGTCTTCCGCAGTGCAGCTGGAATCGGCAGCCTCGACGCTCACCCGTACCGCCGAGACGACGCAGAGCCTGTCGAGCCAGGTTGCCGGCGTCTCCGAGCAGGCCTCTTCGAACATGCAGTCGGTCGCAACCGCGACGGAAGAGCTCTCGGCTTCGGTCGAAGAGATCGGCCGCCAGGTCCGCGACTCCAGCCGGATCGCCGAAGCTGCCGTGGTTCAGGCCAAGGAAACCGACGGCCGCATCGGAAAACTCTCGCATGCCGCCCAGCAGATCGGCGAAGTCGTCAAGCTGATCACCGCGATTGCCGAGCAGACCAATCTTCTGGCGCTCAACGCCACGATCGAGGCGGCGCGGGCCGGTGAAGCCGGCCGCGGCTTTGCCGTCGTTGCCAGCGAAGTGAAGTCGCTGGCGAGCCAGACCGCGAAGGCGACCGACGAGATCTCCTCGCACATTGCGGGCATGCAGGGCGCCACCGCCGAATCGGTCGCGGCGATCAAGGAGATCGGCGCCACCATCGGTCAGATCTCGTCGATCTCGACCTCGATCGCGAGCGCCGTCGAGCAGCAGGGCGCCGCGACGCAGGAGATCGCCCGCAGCGTCCAGACCGTCGCGCAGGGCACCCAGACCGCGGCCACCGACATCGGCCAGGTCAATCGCGGCGCCGCCGAGACCGGCTCGGCCTCGGAAGAGGTGCTGAACTCGGCCAAGTCGCTCTCCAGCGAAAGCACCCGCCTGCGCGCCGAGCTCGACCGCTTCATGGCGAATATCCGCGCGGCGTAA
- a CDS encoding helix-turn-helix domain-containing protein → MHPNDDFLSAPELDYDGFRAAMRDDWGWFTPAHETNIFASKVRTRRVFGFAAVDLICNASRLERTELDIRRDNMEYYFVTVQDTGESTIIHNDRVVNITAGDVILLDSTRPVTFISPAQDSAQWLGLQVPRQSLASHLGFEPQGGACGPRQAQASRLLCQLALDLVGNAEPAFASTDKFMHLVVYDLLGALFAPPAPLGSRHNDKLFMRVCSIIKDRFADPDISPREVAAEAGISLRYLQKLFTARGSTCGHHICSARLDHAARLIERRALMKTGQPLSDIAYACGFRDYTHFARGFRRRFGTAPGAVGAGATGNDSAPVRAGCTPHSLRSHTHPPDGP, encoded by the coding sequence ATGCACCCGAACGACGATTTTCTCAGCGCTCCAGAATTGGATTATGACGGTTTCCGAGCTGCAATGCGCGACGATTGGGGATGGTTTACTCCTGCTCACGAAACCAACATCTTCGCCAGCAAGGTGCGCACGCGGCGCGTCTTCGGATTTGCTGCAGTGGATCTCATCTGCAACGCTAGCCGTCTAGAGCGGACGGAATTGGACATTCGCCGCGATAATATGGAGTACTATTTCGTCACGGTTCAGGATACCGGCGAATCGACCATCATTCACAACGACCGGGTCGTAAATATCACTGCTGGCGATGTCATCCTGCTCGATTCCACAAGACCCGTGACATTCATCTCGCCGGCCCAGGACAGCGCGCAATGGCTTGGTTTGCAAGTGCCGCGCCAGAGCCTGGCGTCGCATCTCGGCTTCGAACCGCAAGGTGGCGCGTGCGGTCCTCGGCAGGCCCAAGCGTCGCGTCTACTCTGTCAACTCGCTCTTGACCTGGTCGGCAATGCAGAACCAGCGTTCGCGTCGACCGATAAATTTATGCATCTGGTGGTCTACGATCTCCTCGGCGCACTGTTTGCACCGCCCGCCCCGCTTGGCTCGCGCCACAACGACAAGCTGTTTATGCGCGTCTGCAGCATCATCAAGGACCGCTTTGCCGATCCGGACATTTCTCCGCGCGAGGTGGCTGCCGAGGCGGGAATTTCACTGCGCTATTTGCAGAAGCTGTTCACGGCCCGCGGGTCGACATGCGGTCACCACATCTGTTCGGCCCGTCTGGATCATGCAGCGCGTCTGATCGAACGCCGCGCGTTGATGAAGACAGGTCAGCCTCTCAGCGATATTGCCTACGCCTGCGGCTTTCGCGACTACACGCACTTTGCGCGCGGCTTTCGCCGGCGTTTCGGCACCGCGCCGGGCGCTGTCGGAGCAGGCGCCACCGGTAACGACAGCGCACCGGTCCGCGCTGGATGCACGCCGCACTCGCTTCGGAGCCACACTCACCCCCCGGACGGCCCGTAA
- a CDS encoding SDR family NAD(P)-dependent oxidoreductase gives MTSTILITGTSSGFVLGRVTFPFVGIYGASKMAIEALTDSIRLEVSQLGVDVVEVQPGAYPTSLYASIQRPADGDITKSYGEVGQIPDAIYKTFTSMLQGKDAPKPHDIAEAVARLVGQAKGSRAARTVVGTSFGADKINADIAPVQKAVVDGLGLGHLEALA, from the coding sequence ATGACCAGCACTATTCTCATCACCGGCACATCGAGCGGCTTTGTCCTCGGCCGGGTGACGTTCCCCTTCGTCGGCATCTACGGCGCGAGCAAGATGGCGATCGAAGCTTTGACCGACAGTATTCGGTTGGAGGTCTCCCAACTCGGCGTAGACGTGGTGGAAGTTCAGCCTGGCGCTTATCCGACAAGCCTGTACGCGAGCATCCAGAGGCCTGCCGACGGCGACATCACGAAGTCCTACGGCGAGGTCGGCCAGATTCCCGACGCCATTTACAAGACCTTCACGTCAATGTTGCAGGGAAAGGACGCTCCGAAGCCTCACGACATTGCCGAGGCCGTCGCCAGGCTCGTCGGCCAGGCGAAGGGCAGTCGTGCCGCTCGGACGGTGGTGGGCACATCGTTCGGTGCCGACAAGATCAATGCCGACATCGCCCCCGTCCAGAAGGCCGTCGTCGACGGTCTGGGCCTCGGGCATCTCGAAGCACTCGCATGA
- a CDS encoding tautomerase family protein — MPLWHIYCPENAYSAKDKCALATRITDLYADVGLPRFYASVVFHELPRNSFFIGGKATNDFVRIWIDQIARATAPERRAWWLERVNTALNSFTRERGYRWEIHIDETPIDFWTIQGMKPPDPYSEAEKLWVQEDRPSAYT, encoded by the coding sequence ATGCCTCTGTGGCATATCTACTGTCCGGAAAATGCGTACTCGGCCAAGGACAAGTGCGCGCTTGCGACGCGTATCACGGACCTCTACGCGGATGTCGGCCTGCCCCGGTTCTATGCAAGCGTTGTCTTTCACGAATTGCCAAGGAACTCGTTCTTTATCGGCGGAAAGGCAACGAACGATTTTGTCAGGATCTGGATTGATCAGATTGCTCGAGCAACTGCTCCCGAGCGGCGAGCGTGGTGGCTGGAGCGCGTCAACACTGCGCTCAATTCCTTCACACGCGAGCGGGGTTATCGCTGGGAGATCCACATTGACGAAACGCCAATCGATTTCTGGACCATCCAGGGAATGAAGCCGCCTGACCCCTATTCCGAGGCTGAAAAGCTCTGGGTCCAAGAGGACCGCCCGTCAGCCTATACCTGA
- a CDS encoding MFS transporter: protein MELQQSPALNYGPAISAAAATERIVETSIPSRLDALPWSGFHTRVVLALGITWILDGLEVTLAGALSGALKQSPVLQFSNLDLGIANSAYLAGAVLGALGFGWLTDRIGRKKLFFITLALYLSATAATALSWDIASYAVFRFLTGAGIGGEYTAINSTIQELVPARYRGWTDLVINGSFWIGAAMGAVAAIVLLDPAVIGPDLGWRLAYLIGAAIGLVVLLMRMWIPESPRWLMIHGRPDQAHAIVDEIERSVIGHDQHASDGRFAKIRLKMRDHTPIREVVHTLFFVYRQRALVGLVLMSAQAFFYNAIFFTFALVLTDFYGIGAEHVGWYLLPFAAGNFLGPLLLGRLFDTLGRRTMIMFTYGMSGLLLALSGYLFSIGALSAQGQTIAWMVIFFFASPAASAAYLTVSETFPLEVRALAIAVFYAVGTGIGGVIGPALFGALIDTGSRTSVFAGYLLGSFLMIAAAIVAWRYAVSAERKSLEQIARPLAFME, encoded by the coding sequence ATGGAATTGCAGCAGAGCCCAGCGTTGAATTATGGACCTGCGATCTCGGCGGCGGCCGCGACTGAGCGCATCGTCGAGACCAGCATTCCTTCGCGGCTCGACGCGCTGCCGTGGAGCGGCTTTCATACCCGCGTCGTGCTGGCGCTCGGCATCACCTGGATCCTGGATGGGCTCGAGGTGACGCTGGCCGGCGCGCTCTCCGGCGCGCTGAAGCAGAGCCCGGTGCTGCAATTCTCCAATCTCGATCTCGGCATTGCCAACTCCGCCTATCTCGCCGGCGCGGTGCTCGGCGCACTCGGCTTCGGCTGGCTCACCGACCGTATCGGCCGCAAGAAGCTGTTCTTCATCACGCTCGCGCTTTATCTCTCCGCGACGGCCGCGACCGCGCTGTCGTGGGATATCGCGAGCTACGCGGTGTTCCGCTTCCTCACCGGCGCCGGCATCGGCGGCGAATATACCGCGATCAATTCGACGATCCAGGAGCTGGTGCCGGCGCGCTATCGCGGCTGGACTGATTTGGTCATCAACGGCAGCTTCTGGATCGGCGCAGCAATGGGCGCGGTTGCAGCCATCGTCCTGCTCGATCCCGCCGTGATCGGTCCCGATCTCGGCTGGCGCCTCGCCTATCTGATCGGCGCGGCCATCGGCCTCGTCGTGCTCTTGATGCGGATGTGGATCCCGGAAAGTCCGCGCTGGCTGATGATCCATGGCCGGCCTGACCAGGCCCATGCGATCGTCGATGAGATCGAACGCTCGGTGATCGGCCATGACCAGCATGCGAGCGACGGGCGCTTCGCAAAGATCCGGCTGAAGATGCGCGATCACACGCCGATCCGCGAGGTCGTGCACACGCTGTTTTTCGTCTATCGCCAGCGCGCGCTGGTCGGCCTCGTGCTGATGAGCGCGCAGGCGTTCTTCTACAACGCCATCTTCTTCACCTTCGCGCTGGTGCTGACCGATTTCTACGGCATTGGTGCCGAACACGTCGGCTGGTATCTGCTTCCCTTCGCCGCCGGCAACTTCCTCGGCCCGCTGCTGCTCGGCCGCCTGTTCGATACGCTCGGCCGCCGCACCATGATCATGTTCACCTATGGCATGTCGGGCCTGCTGTTGGCGCTGTCGGGCTATCTGTTCTCGATCGGCGCCTTGAGCGCGCAGGGACAGACCATCGCCTGGATGGTGATCTTCTTCTTCGCTTCGCCCGCCGCGAGCGCGGCCTATCTTACCGTCAGCGAGACGTTTCCGCTCGAAGTCCGCGCGCTGGCGATCGCGGTGTTCTATGCGGTCGGCACCGGCATCGGCGGCGTGATCGGGCCGGCGCTGTTCGGCGCGCTGATCGACACGGGATCGCGCACGAGCGTGTTCGCCGGCTATCTGCTGGGATCGTTCCTGATGATCGCGGCCGCGATCGTGGCGTGGCGCTATGCCGTCTCCGCGGAACGCAAATCGCTCGAACAAATTGCGCGGCCGCTCGCCTTCATGGAGTAG
- a CDS encoding methyl-accepting chemotaxis protein, with protein MSGRIASPSKRTIFPTLRFRAKIILGFAAVLVISAGSMAFSYFGFERVSAGVGSYRTSVSEADLARNIDRELLGYRSAVKYFVVTGKEDDAKATLDAEASLKSAIDQAVKGAKTPARQESLSKLAKEFSNFSATFAKVLQAKRDSALLVQNQLTRQANLLKYKLDDIGNNASDSEAQSIEFGTKQVNAQFQTASAAATNFVLTSDQAIATSALARLKFVENSLGAVYSMDDKIVAGLKDAKTILVAYREALEKLIANAKLVDELVTEMSGSAGAILQGATAMKADLVAEQQRLDSESEATIGKTEQLVLMLAVGGTLLGAVLAFLLGTGISRPMIAMCKAMRELASGNFDVVLPGLGRKDEIGEMAGAVEEFKVQAVAKAERDAAASEAQNREQAAARRSELIHFADDFETAVGAIVSNVSSSAVQLESAASTLTRTAETTQTLSSQVAGVSEQASSNMQSVATATEELSASVEEIGRQVRDSSRIAEAAVVQAKETDGRIGKLSHAAQQIGEVVKLITAIAEQTNLLALNATIEAARAGEAGRGFAVVASEVKSLASQTAKATDEISSHIAGMQGATAESVAAIKEIGATIGQISSISTSIASAVEQQGAATQEIARSVQTVAQGTQTAATDIGQVNRGAAETGSASEEVLNSAKSLSSESTRLRAELDRFMANIRAA; from the coding sequence GGAGGCGGACCTTGCCCGCAACATCGACCGCGAGCTGCTCGGCTACCGTTCGGCGGTCAAATATTTCGTCGTCACCGGCAAGGAAGACGACGCCAAGGCGACGCTGGACGCTGAAGCCAGCCTGAAGAGCGCCATCGATCAGGCCGTCAAGGGCGCCAAGACGCCGGCGCGGCAGGAGAGCCTCTCCAAGCTGGCCAAGGAGTTTTCGAATTTCTCCGCGACCTTCGCCAAGGTGCTCCAGGCCAAGCGCGACAGTGCGCTGCTGGTGCAGAACCAACTGACGCGCCAAGCGAATCTCCTGAAGTACAAGCTCGACGATATCGGCAACAATGCCTCCGATTCCGAGGCGCAGTCGATCGAGTTCGGCACCAAGCAGGTCAACGCCCAGTTTCAGACCGCGAGCGCCGCGGCCACCAATTTCGTGCTGACGTCCGACCAGGCGATCGCGACCAGCGCGCTGGCGCGGCTGAAATTCGTCGAGAACTCGCTCGGCGCGGTCTATTCCATGGACGACAAGATCGTCGCCGGCCTGAAGGACGCCAAGACCATCCTGGTCGCCTATCGCGAAGCGTTGGAGAAGCTGATCGCCAACGCCAAGTTAGTCGACGAGCTCGTCACCGAGATGAGCGGTTCAGCCGGCGCGATCCTGCAAGGCGCCACCGCCATGAAGGCGGATCTCGTCGCCGAGCAGCAGCGGCTGGATTCGGAATCGGAAGCAACCATCGGGAAGACCGAGCAACTGGTGCTGATGCTGGCCGTCGGCGGCACGCTGCTGGGCGCGGTCCTCGCCTTCCTGCTCGGCACCGGCATCTCGCGTCCGATGATCGCGATGTGCAAGGCGATGCGCGAGCTTGCCTCGGGCAATTTCGACGTCGTCCTGCCCGGGCTGGGGCGCAAGGACGAGATCGGTGAGATGGCGGGCGCCGTGGAAGAATTCAAGGTTCAGGCGGTGGCCAAGGCCGAGCGCGATGCCGCCGCCAGCGAAGCCCAGAACAGGGAGCAGGCGGCCGCACGCCGCTCCGAGCTGATCCACTTTGCCGACGACTTCGAGACCGCGGTCGGCGCCATCGTCTCCAACGTGTCCTCCTCGGCCGTGCAATTGGAATCGGCGGCGTCCACGCTGACCCGGACCGCCGAGACCACGCAGACCCTGTCGAGCCAGGTCGCCGGCGTCTCCGAGCAGGCCTCCAGCAACATGCAGTCGGTCGCGACCGCGACCGAAGAGCTGTCGGCCTCGGTCGAGGAGATCGGCCGCCAGGTCCGCGATTCCAGCCGCATCGCCGAAGCTGCCGTGGTTCAGGCCAAGGAAACCGACGGCCGCATCGGAAAACTCTCGCATGCCGCCCAGCAGATCGGCGAAGTCGTCAAGCTGATCACCGCGATTGCCGAGCAGACCAATCTTCTGGCGCTCAACGCCACGATCGAGGCGGCGCGGGCCGGTGAAGCCGGCCGCGGCTTTGCCGTCGTTGCCAGCGAAGTGAAGTCGCTGGCGAGCCAGACCGCGAAGGCGACCGACGAGATCTCCTCGCACATTGCGGGCATGCAGGGCGCCACCGCCGAATCGGTCGCGGCGATCAAGGAGATCGGCGCCACCATCGGTCAGATCTCGTCGATCTCGACCTCGATCGCGAGCGCCGTCGAGCAGCAGGGCGCCGCGACGCAGGAGATCGCCCGCAGCGTCCAGACCGTGGCACAAGGCACCCAGACCGCGGCCACCGACATCGGCCAGGTCAACCGCGGCGCCGCCGAGACCGGCTCGGCCTCGGAAGAGGTGCTGAACTCGGCCAAGTCGCTCTCATCCGAAAGCACCCGCCTTCGCGCCGAGCTCGACCGCTTCATGGCGAATATCCGCGCGGCGTAA
- a CDS encoding DUF3175 domain-containing protein, with product MAHVRKTTHSRKTAGHKTARRKTSARRSTARKSTKRAAPKRWSQRVTKESDALDLKQGVFKLTSAKKIAASLKRSAEHSSRRKTGAYRSALSMLTFYINRAGKTLPKTQRSRLERAKVELKRAFGRE from the coding sequence ATGGCTCATGTCAGAAAGACGACACATTCGCGCAAAACAGCCGGCCACAAGACCGCGCGCCGGAAGACCAGCGCCCGGCGCAGCACCGCGCGCAAGAGCACCAAGCGCGCCGCGCCAAAGCGCTGGTCACAGCGCGTGACAAAAGAGAGCGACGCGCTCGACCTCAAACAGGGCGTATTCAAGCTGACCAGCGCGAAGAAGATCGCGGCCTCCCTGAAGCGATCGGCCGAGCACAGCTCGCGCCGCAAGACCGGCGCGTACCGGTCGGCGCTGTCGATGCTGACCTTCTACATCAATCGCGCCGGCAAGACGCTGCCGAAGACGCAGCGCTCGCGGCTGGAGCGTGCGAAGGTGGAGCTGAAGCGGGCGTTCGGGAGGGAGTGA
- a CDS encoding trehalose-6-phosphate synthase translates to MNLVVVSNRVARGKPNEPMTGGLAAALLPVVEHSGAIWVGSSGRVRDGHQKEPFAEIEALGSGAIATLDLPAAHYGGYYEGFANSALWPALHSRSDLIRVSRDDYVSYREVNAFMARALMRFRKPKTAFWVQDYHFLALGAELRDLSVDDPIGFFLHTPWPVAAVMQGVPHHRELITAMLAYDLIGFQTEEDRQNFLSYVGGELGLAVEDGIVLSQHGRTRCEVFPIGIDAEKFAAYAAKSASHPDVSRLRRSLNGERLAIGVDRLDYSKGLVNRISAFDRLWTEQPQFSRSISLLQIANPSRGGIEAYGNLQNEVARLVTDVNGRHGEVDWTPIRYLNKGFSQAVLAGLYRTAQVGVVTPLHDGMNLVAKEYVAAQNPADPGVLVLSKFAGAANELDTALLVNPHDIDGMARAIAVAAAMPLTERKMRWDAMMKKLRGHTIQQWSADFVAELEKCRTEKAAVAPLVSQPPQALRWLKSAISGVRLI, encoded by the coding sequence GTGAACTTGGTTGTCGTTTCAAATCGTGTCGCGCGCGGCAAGCCCAACGAGCCCATGACGGGCGGCTTGGCGGCCGCGTTGCTTCCAGTTGTTGAACATTCAGGAGCGATCTGGGTGGGTTCCTCCGGCCGCGTGCGCGACGGCCATCAGAAGGAACCGTTTGCCGAGATCGAGGCGCTGGGTTCCGGCGCGATTGCGACGCTGGATCTGCCGGCGGCGCACTACGGCGGCTATTACGAAGGTTTTGCCAATTCGGCGCTGTGGCCGGCGCTGCATTCGCGCAGCGATCTGATCCGCGTCTCGCGCGACGACTATGTCAGCTATCGCGAGGTCAACGCCTTCATGGCGCGCGCCTTGATGCGCTTCCGCAAACCCAAGACCGCGTTCTGGGTGCAGGACTATCATTTCCTCGCGCTCGGCGCGGAGCTGCGCGATCTTTCGGTCGACGATCCGATCGGCTTTTTCCTGCATACGCCGTGGCCGGTCGCCGCGGTGATGCAGGGCGTGCCGCATCATCGCGAGCTGATCACGGCGATGCTGGCCTACGATCTCATCGGCTTCCAGACCGAGGAGGATCGCCAGAACTTCCTCTCCTATGTCGGCGGTGAGCTCGGCCTCGCCGTCGAGGATGGTATCGTGCTTTCGCAGCACGGCCGCACCCGCTGCGAGGTCTTCCCGATCGGTATCGATGCGGAGAAGTTCGCAGCCTATGCCGCGAAGTCAGCGTCGCATCCGGATGTCTCGCGGCTGCGCCGCAGCCTCAACGGCGAGCGGCTTGCGATCGGCGTCGACCGGCTCGACTATTCCAAGGGCCTCGTCAACCGCATCAGCGCGTTCGATCGGCTCTGGACCGAGCAGCCGCAGTTTTCGCGCAGCATCTCGCTGCTCCAGATCGCCAACCCCTCGCGCGGCGGCATCGAGGCCTATGGCAATCTCCAGAACGAGGTCGCGCGCCTCGTCACCGACGTCAACGGCCGCCATGGCGAGGTCGACTGGACGCCGATCCGTTATCTGAACAAGGGCTTCAGCCAGGCCGTGCTCGCCGGTCTCTACCGCACCGCGCAGGTCGGCGTGGTGACGCCGCTGCATGACGGCATGAACCTGGTTGCCAAGGAATACGTCGCCGCGCAAAACCCGGCCGATCCCGGTGTGCTGGTGCTGTCGAAATTCGCCGGCGCCGCCAACGAGCTCGACACCGCGCTCTTGGTCAATCCGCACGACATCGACGGCATGGCGCGCGCCATCGCTGTCGCCGCCGCGATGCCGCTCACCGAGCGCAAGATGCGCTGGGACGCGATGATGAAAAAGCTGCGCGGCCACACCATCCAGCAATGGTCGGCAGACTTCGTCGCCGAGCTCGAGAAGTGCCGGACCGAGAAGGCCGCAGTCGCCCCGCTTGTCTCCCAGCCGCCGCAGGCGCTGCGCTGGCTGAAGTCGGCGATCTCGGGCGTGCGGCTGATTTAG